In Nevskia ramosa DSM 11499, the DNA window GAACTGCGCATCGCCTTCGATTTCGACGGTGTGCTCGCCGACGATCAATCGGAAGCCGTCTTCCAGGCCAGCGGCCTCGTCGGCTTCCACGAGCACGAGCAGCGCAACGCCGGCATTCCTCTGAGCCCCGGCCCGCTGGCGCCGTTCCTGCACAAGCTGCGCAAGATCCAGGCGCTGGAAGAACAGAAGGTGATGGACGATCGCGGCTATGTGCGCAAGCTGCGCGTCGCCATCGTCACGGCGCGCAATGCGCCGGCGCACGAGCGGGTGATCACCACGATGAGAAACTGGGACGTGGTCGTCAACGAGGCCTTCTTCCTCGGCGGCGTCGAGAAGCGCCGCGTCCTCGAAATACTCAGGCCGCACATCTTCTTCGACGACCAGCAAAGCCATCTCACCCCGGCTGCTGACGCGCTGCCCTGCGTGCACATCCCGTTCGGGTCGCTGAACCGGAAGACCTAGACAGCTACAAGCGCCAGGCGGCGCGTACCAGTCGAGCGAGTCGTTGTTCCTTGCCTGAAGCCGGCGCGCTCAATTGCAGATGTTTCAAGGCTGCGGCGACCTCGGCCTGCTCGGCATCGGCCGGTGCCAGGAAGGCGACCAGCAATTGCGCGCGTCCTTTCCAGGTCGAAGCGGCGGTCTTGAGCTTGCCGAGCCTTGCGGCCAGTGCCAGTTCGGCATCGGTCAGATCATTGCCGAATGGCAGCTTCGGCAGCAGGCCGGATGTCTGGAACGGGGCCAGCGCCGCGGCGAGATGTTGCGGCAGGTTCTGCCGGCTGGCTTCGGGGACCTGATAGCTGCGCGGCAGCTTGCCGGCGCGCTGGGCCTGCTCTGCCAATTTCTCCTGCAGGCGGCTGTCGGCAATCGCCAGCAGGGCTTCGATGCATTCGCGGTCGGTCTTGCCGCGCAGGTCGGCAACGCCGTATTCGGTGATGACGATGTCGCGCTCGTGGCGGGCGATGGTCGCGTGCGGGAATTCCCAGACCAGATTCGATTCCAGCGGCTTGCCGTCGCTGCCCCCGCGCACCGACTTCAGCAGCAGGATCGAGCGCGCTTCGGGCAGCTGGTGCGACATCGCGACGAAATCGTGCTGGCCGCCGACACCGGACACCACCTGACCATTGCCGAGCTGATCGGAAATCGCCGCGCCAAGCAGCGTGACCTTCATCGTGATGTTGATGAAGCGCGCATGGCGGCGCTGGGCACGTTCCAGCGACCAGGTCTTGTAGACCGCGTTGACTTCATCGACGCCGGTCATGTCGACCAGGTCGCGGCGCTCCTCGTCCAAAGCCCGCAGGCGCCGGTAGAAATCGCCCGGGCCGATGAAGAACGCGCCCTGCAGCGCGGTGCCGCCGGTTGCGGGTTCCGCAGCGCTGCCGTCGTTGATCGTGGTTTGCAGCACCTCGTCCTCGAACACGCGGCGGCGCACGATGCCGTCCTCGAACAGGGCGAACAGCGGATTAGAGATCAGCTCGCTGGCGACGTAGAGGCCGCGTTCGAAGCGTCCGTCGCCGCCGACGCTGGCGATCATCGGGCTGCGGCCGATCGCGCTCAGCGCGCCTTGATAGCGGTCGTTGTCGCGCTCACGCAGACGCAAGGAGTGACAGGCTGCATCGCCGAGCGCGCCGATGCCGACCTGCAAGGTGCCGCCGTCAGCCACCAGGGCACTCGCGCGCAGGCCGATCGCCCACTCGGCAGTGCCGACCGGTTCGTGCGGCACCGCGAACGGCGCGTGATCGAGCGCGGGGTCATCGAGCAGCAGATCGAAACGGCTCTCGGCGATTTCCGCGTTATGGCCGAACCAGGGCAGCTGGCGATTGATCTGGCCGACGGCCAGCCAGTTCTTCGGGCCAGCTTCAAGCCCGCGCAGCAGCGGCAAGGTCACGTCCGGATTGCCGGACAGGCTCAGGCGCTGCCGGCCATCGCCGTCGACGCGCAGGGCGATCGCCTGGACCAGCAGATTGGCGCCGCGCACGAGCATGTCGCGCGCCACCTGCGTGTAATTGGTGCTGATGTAATCCTGCTGCGCGATCGGATTGCCGAGCTGGCTGGCTGCGCGCAGGTAGAACTCGATTACCCGGATGTTCGGTGGCAAGGCGCGGGCATCGACGGCGTCGAGATATTCGAGGCGCGGATAGTTCGGCCAGACCCGTTCGCGCACCGGCGCGAGGAAACGCTCTTCGAGTTCCGACTTGCCCTGCGGCGGATTCAGCGACAGCGCCGTGATGATGTCGAGCGAGATCGAAGTGTCCTGCTTCGCGCGCCGGAACAGCGCATTGAGCAAGGCGTTCGGCTTGCCGATGCCGAGCGGCGCACCGAGCACGATGCGCTTGCCGAGCCGCGCGAGAATCGCGTCGACACAAGCCTCGCAGTCGGTCAGGCGCTGGGTCATTTAGGTGAACAGACCTCAATGCCGGAAGTGACGAACCCCGGTGAACACCATCGCCATACCGGCTTCGTCGGCCGCGGCGATCACTTCGTTATCGCGCATCGAGCCACCCGGCTGGATCACCGCGACG includes these proteins:
- a CDS encoding acetyl-CoA hydrolase/transferase C-terminal domain-containing protein, with the translated sequence MTQRLTDCEACVDAILARLGKRIVLGAPLGIGKPNALLNALFRRAKQDTSISLDIITALSLNPPQGKSELEERFLAPVRERVWPNYPRLEYLDAVDARALPPNIRVIEFYLRAASQLGNPIAQQDYISTNYTQVARDMLVRGANLLVQAIALRVDGDGRQRLSLSGNPDVTLPLLRGLEAGPKNWLAVGQINRQLPWFGHNAEIAESRFDLLLDDPALDHAPFAVPHEPVGTAEWAIGLRASALVADGGTLQVGIGALGDAACHSLRLRERDNDRYQGALSAIGRSPMIASVGGDGRFERGLYVASELISNPLFALFEDGIVRRRVFEDEVLQTTINDGSAAEPATGGTALQGAFFIGPGDFYRRLRALDEERRDLVDMTGVDEVNAVYKTWSLERAQRRHARFINITMKVTLLGAAISDQLGNGQVVSGVGGQHDFVAMSHQLPEARSILLLKSVRGGSDGKPLESNLVWEFPHATIARHERDIVITEYGVADLRGKTDRECIEALLAIADSRLQEKLAEQAQRAGKLPRSYQVPEASRQNLPQHLAAALAPFQTSGLLPKLPFGNDLTDAELALAARLGKLKTAASTWKGRAQLLVAFLAPADAEQAEVAAALKHLQLSAPASGKEQRLARLVRAAWRL